A genomic region of Anopheles coustani chromosome 3, idAnoCousDA_361_x.2, whole genome shotgun sequence contains the following coding sequences:
- the LOC131263437 gene encoding homeotic protein proboscipedia-like: MFSSIGEIFGDPGVNEYNEYDSTRLNDGKYWSTELINIPFLDRSTNGSLLDLEDSPPTYDEYYTSKFTSSTVHPVEIAGISPPSTVLPHDRKTTVSQWEKTTVLTMHQPHTIDPNRSPTSGNGESVTSGCGVATKRSRTAFTSSQLVELEKEFSSNRYLCRPRRIELTRKLALTERQIKIWFQNRRMKHKKESSNLKDVNKMKGPCHCTEGDSSMSPKMSSPSSPHHAHSDADRNGHQSIVNRLMAHSTYAPRIIGYSSNNGSGNPFPKENQFQYKDSLPNNTELMYQYVNNDVETSNAEPLPCDDLLDQSDLILSSDPDTDAELKDLESYAFFPSIIQALESSMLPLPPSISTKTTPIDESLEETSQMTMIPMESSSSEPIAANPLNDSPFQFLVGTNQLTPETGASSGNIVSVSAPSVTIQWGNGNHQKHHHTPNQPQQTPFLGDSNNNKSSNSFATLSTAHQQKHHIPSSIKQQHQHPAGVRASLHVTTMAPASSTTTTMPTNSSGNGGGCVFLDL, translated from the exons ATGTTTTCGTCTATTGGTGAAATTTTTGGCGATCCAGGAGTGAACGAGTACAACGAATACGATTCGACCAGGCTGAACGATGGAAAGTATTGGTCCACGGAGCTGATCAATATTCCGTTCCTTGACCGCAGTACGAACGGCTCGCTACTCGATCTGGAAGATTCCCCACCGACGTACGACGAGTATTATACGTCAAAGTTCACTTCATCAACAGTCCATCCCGTGGAAATAGCCGGTATTTCCCCCCCATCGACGGTGCTTCCCCATG ACCGCAAGACTACGGTTTCACAATGGGAAAAGACAACGGTTTTGACCATGCATCAGCCCCATACCATCGATCCCAACAGGTCGCCAACATCCGGCAATGGAGAATCTGTGACCTCCGGCTGCGGTGTAGCAACGAAACGCTCGCGCACAGCATTTACCAGCTCCCAGTTAGTGGAGCTAGAGAAGGAATTTTCCTCAAATCGCTACCTTTGCCGGCCACGGCGCATTGAACTGACTCGTAAACTGGCGCTGACCGAGCGACAGATTAAAATATGGTTCCAGAATCGCCGCATGAAACACAAGAAAGAAAGCTCCAACTTGAAGGATGTGAACAAGATGAAAGGCCCTTGTCACTGTACTGAAGGGGACTCTTCGATGTCACCGAAAATGTCGTCGCCATCGTCTCCCCATCATGCTCATAGCGACGCTGATCGGAATGGTCATCAGAGTATCGTTAACAGACTTATGGCTCACTCCACCTACGCGCCCAGAATAATTGGTTACAGTAGCAATAATGGTAGTGGGAATCCTTTCCCcaaagaaaaccaatttcaATACAAAGATTCGCTGCCCAACAATACAGAGCTAATGTATCAATACGTGAACAATGATGTCGAAACCTCCAATGCTGAGCCCCTACCGTGCGATGACCTTTTGGATCAATCGGATTTAATCCTTTCTTCTGATCCCGATACGGACGCCGAGCTGAAGGATCTGGAAAGCTACGCCTTTTTCCCGTCCATCATCCAGGCACTTGAGTCCAGCATGCTTCCCCTTCCACCGTCCATCTCGACCAAGACAACGCCGATTGATGAATCACTTGAGGAAACTTCCCAGATGACTATGATCCCGATGGAATCATCATCTTCTGAACCGATAGCAGCCAACCCTTTGAATGATTCCCCGTTTCAATTTCTTGTGGGCACTAATCAACTAACGCCAGAGACGGGCGCTTCCTCCGGCAACATCGTAAGCGTCAGTGCACCATCTGTCACTATTCAGTGGGGCAATGGGAACCACCAAAAACATCACcacacacccaaccaaccaCAGCAAACACCTTTCCTTGGGGATTCGAATAACAACAAGAGCAGCAACAGCTTCGCAACTCTCTCGACTGCCCACCAACAGAAGCACCACATTCCATCATCAATTaaacagcaacatcagcatccTGCTGGGGTACGAGCTTCCTTGCATGTGACTACCATGGCACCGGCGTCAAGCACGACAACGACAATGCCGACAAATTCATCGGGTAATGGTGGTGGTTGCGTCTTCTTAGATCTGTAG